The following are from one region of the Drosophila willistoni isolate 14030-0811.24 unplaced genomic scaffold, UCI_dwil_1.1 Seg290, whole genome shotgun sequence genome:
- the LOC124461274 gene encoding cellular nucleic acid-binding protein homolog, translating into MMRFQTVQPPAKNYVPQARQTSDRAQAITPAAKDKRCFHCRQIGHLMFDCPRPERPKGSCYRCFKVGHQYRNCPMRTQIAAMSSSEDPDTIDDKSFIQLIPEAQ; encoded by the exons atgatgcgttttcaaacagttcagccaccagccaaaaactacGTTCCTCAGGCTCGTCAGACTTCAGACCGTGCGCAGGCCATTACGCCTGCTGCAAAGGATAAGAGATGTTTCCATTGCCGCCAGATTGGTCACTTAATGTTTGACTGTCCACGCCCGGAGAGACCAAAAGGAAGTTGCTATCGGTGCTTCAAAGTGGGCCATCAGTACCGGAATTGTCCAATGCGAACCCAGATCGCCGCCATGAGCTCTAGTGAAGACCCGGACACCATTGatgataagtcatttattcaatta attccggaagcccagtaa